A genomic stretch from Aedes albopictus strain Foshan chromosome 2, AalbF5, whole genome shotgun sequence includes:
- the LOC109422343 gene encoding integrator complex subunit 9, translating into MKLYALSGDPAKPCYVLSISDLLIMLDCGLSVSSVLNFLPLPLVQSAKFQSLLSWNCRDPEIQLEDGEIKECCGCSFVNSAPEFIPPLDKVINFSEIDVILISNYTNMMALPFITEGTGFTGTVYATEPTLQIGRFFLEELVEYIEASPKENTARVWKDIQHLLPPPLNDVFKPKNWRHLFSMDAVNKSLARVQMTGYDQKLDIFGALQVTPVSSGFCLGSSNWIINSGQEKISYISGSSTLTTHPRPINQSALKYSDVVIMTGLTQAPHVNPDGMLGELCMNVVMTLRNGGSVLIPCYPSGVVYDLFECLSSSLDNQGFSQIPMFFISPVADSSLAYSNILAEWLSTSKQNKVYIPDEPFPHGSLVKNAKLKHFKHIYSEGFSTEFRQPCVVFCGHPSLRFGDAVHFVELWGSNPQHTIIFTEPDFPYLQALAPYQPLAIKTVYCPIETSLNFQQANKLIKELKPGVLVIPENYTQPPPIAPHKTDLVIDQTPDKMIIKFKRGEVIKLPLKRKRSRIYLDPQIARSLVPHEVQPGVTISSVTGVLHVKDNIHDLHPLEPTPEELEEQKSAKTAKLQPPSHNRYRNVKYEWGSLDVNLFLKKLAQDGITDIKVEQGGVDEITLHLASEDTMIKVSEKNTSIVCGGKQSLRLKLRDLLLQCVQNF; encoded by the exons ATGAAGCTC TACGCTTTGAGTGGAGACCCAGCCAAGCCGTGCTACGTGTTGAGCATTTCCGACCTGCTGATTATGCTCGATTGTGGTCTATCGGTCAGTTCGGTGCTAAACTTTTTACCGCTTCCACTGGTTCAGAGTGCCAAGTTTCAATCGTTACTCAGTTGGAACTGTCGGGATCCGGAAATTCAACTGGAGGACGGG GAAATCAAGGAATGTTGCGGTTGCTCATTTGTTAATTCAGCGCCCGAGTTTATCCCGCCTCTGGACAAGGTGATCAATTTCTCTGAGATTGACGTTATTCTGATTTCGAACTATACCAACATGATGGCACTGCCGTTCATCACGGAAGGAACGGGTTTCACTGGCACAGTGTATGCCACGGAACCGACTCTGCAAATTGGACG GTTCTTCCTAGAAGAGCTGGTGGAATACATCGAAGCATCACCCAAGGAAAATACCGCAAGAGTTTGGAAGGATATCCAACATTTGCTTCCGCCGCCTCTAAACGATGTGTTCAAACCGAAAAATTGGCGCCACCTGTTCAGCATGGATGCCGTGAACAAAAGCCTGGCTCGTGTGCAAATGACTGGATATGACCAGAAGTTGGACATCTTTGGAGCGCTTCAGGTTACTCCGGTAAGTTCGGGATTTTGTCTTGGTTCGAGCAACTGGATCATCAATTCTGGGCAGGAAAAAATCTCCTACATTAGCGGGTCGTCTACGTTGACTACGCATCCACGGCCGATCAACCAATCGGCGCTGAAATACTCGGATGTGGTAATTATGACCGGGCTGACCCAGGCTCCGCACGTTAATCCGGATGGTATGCTTGGTGAGCTGTGCATGAATGTGGTTATGACTTTGCGAAATGGTGGATCGGTTCTCATTCCTTGCTATCCTTCGGGAGTGGTGTATGATCTTTTCGAATGCTTATCCTCGAGTTTGGATAATCAAGGATTCTCGCAGATTCCGATGTTCTTTATTTCACCGGTAGCAGATAGCTCGTTAGCTTATTCCAACATTCTGGCGGAATGGCTTTCTACGTCAAAGCAAAATAAGGTTTACATTCCGGACGAGCCATTCCCTCATGGAAGTTTGGTTAAAAATGCCAAATTGAAGCATTTCAAACACATCTATTCGGAGGGATTCAGCACTGAATTCCGTCAACCTTGCGTCGTGTTTTGCGGCCATCCCAGTCTACGTTTTGGAGACGCAGTCCATTTTGTAGAACTATGGGGCTCCAACCCGCAGCACACAATCATCTTCACGGAACCAGATTTCCCATACCTTCAGGCCCTGGCACCATACCAACCCTTGGCTATCAAAACCGTTTATTGCCCAATAGAAACATCCCTCAACTTCCAACAAGCCAACAAGCTAATCAAGGAACTGAAGCCAGGTGTCTTGGTTATCCCAGAGAATTACACTCAACCGCCGCCCATCGCTCCTCACAAAACAGATCTAGTGATTGACCAAACACCAGACAAGATGATCATCAAATTCAAACGTGGAGAAGTGATCAAACTTCCGCTAAAACGGAAACGATCCCGTATCTACCTGGACCCGCAGATCGCTCGTTCGTTGGTGCCACACGAAGTCCAGCCCGGCGTGACCATTTCCTCAGTAACCGGCGTACTCCACGTCAAGGACAACATTCACGATTTACACCCACTGGAGCCCACTCCCGAAGAGCTGGAGGAGCAGAAATCAGCCAAAACGGCAAAACTTCAACCCCCGTCGCACAATCGCTATCGAAACGTGAAATACGAATGGGGATCGCTGGACGTGAATCTGTTTCTGAAAAAGCTTGCCCAGGATGGCATCACGGATATCAAGGTGGAACAGGGCGGAGTGGACGAGATCACGTTGCACCTGGCCAGTGAGGATACGATGATCAAGGTAAGCGAAAAGAACACCAGTATCGTTTGCGGCGGGAAGCAGAGTTTGCGACTGAAGCTGAGGGATTTGTTGCTGCAATGCGTGCAAAACTTTTAA